The genomic DNA ATTTCGGGTAAAGTAGATGCAGCTTCTAAACTCATATCAATTTTTTGCGTTCTTCTTTGCGACTCTGCGACTCTGCGTGAAAAATTCTGATCTTTTAATTCACAACAGTTTCAGATAACTTCTTTTCTAGACTTTTCGGATCAACAGATTCTAAAACACCATGATTTAATGTCCAACAACTATCTGCTATTGGCAACATATCTCCAGCATCGTGTGTTACAACTAATAAAGTCCAATCTTTTTTTAACTTCCCTAATAAATTGACTAATTGACGACGCATTGACCAGTCCAAACCAGCCGTAGGTTCATCTAATAATAGTACATTTGGTTGTCTAATTAGTTGAACAGCTAAAGCTAAACGTCGCTGCTGTCCACCGCTTAAAGCATGAGGTGATGCGGAAAGTGATAAATGATCTAATCCTACTTCCTGTAATGCCTTATGAACTCGTTCTGTACCTAATTCGGGATGGCCTAAACGTAATTCTTCTAAGATTGTACCACCGCAAAAGTGCCTTTCTGGAAATTGAAAAACGATACCTGCTAATTGTTGTAATTGTTCAGATATTAGCGGTTGTTCTCTCCAAAAAGCTGCACCAGATGTAGGTTCAGCCAATCCTGATAAAATTTCTAATAATGTGCTTTTACCAGAACCACTCGGACCTATAATCAAACCTAACTGCTGGGTTGGTAATTCCAAATTAATAGATTTAAGAATTGCTGTGGGACAAGCGGTGGGATGATAAGTTAAATTTCTGAGATATAGCATTTGTTAGGTAAGAATTTGGGAGTCAGAATTTTTGATAAGTTTAGATATTATCAAACAGGTATTTTTTTGAATTTTAAGTAAAACATAAAACAATTTCAACCATAATTATTCTCGGTATTTATTATGTCTAAACAGTTTTTAATGTCCCCATTCAGGATGTTTTCACAATTTTCTGTAGTTTTTAAGGTGACTTTTGTTACTACTATAGCTTTAAACCTGTGGATTAATCCATCATTAGCGGGTGATCCTTTTCGTCGCAGTCAACCCCATAAAATTGGAGATCGCACTGAAGCAGCATTTAACGCTATTTTTCAACAGGGAAATTATCCAGCAGCAGCAGAGTATCTGGAAAAATCAATTGCTGATGAACCAGATGAACCTTTAGCTTATGCGTTGAAAGCTTCCTTAGCTTATGGGAAGCAAGATATAAATAGCTTAGATAAGTATAGTAAAAAAACTTTAATAGCTGCACAAAAATTAATTGCACGGGATTCATTACGTGGGAATTTATACACTGGAGTTGGTCATTTTTTAGAAGGTGCGGTAATTTTGTTACGAGGAGGAAGTATTAATAGTGCATCTCAAGCATTTGCTAAATTAGCAAAAGTCTATGAATATTTAGACAAAGCAGAAGCTATTAATGCTAATGATCCAGAGTTCAACTTAATTAAAGGCTATATGAATTTAATGTTAGCCGTCAATTTACCTGTAATTAGTCCCGAACAAGCAATTGATAAACTAGAAAAAAATGCAGCACCGAAATATTTAGTAGAACGAGGTATTGCTTTAGCTTATAGAGATTTAAAAAAATATTCCCAAGCTTTAGATTATGTAAATCGGGCTTTAAAAACAACTGCTGACAACCCAGAAATTTATTATCTCAAAGCCCAGATATTACATGAAAAGGGTAAAAAAGAAAAAAGTCAGAATTTAATTAAGGAAGCGATCGCACATTTTGAGAAAGCATTAACCAAAAAATCCCAACTTCCGGCTAGTTTAGTCAAACAAATTGAATATGAACACAACTTAGCTAAAAACAGACTTAAATAATATATGATTAGTCATTAGTTATTAGTCATTAATCAGTAGACTAATAATTTCATCCAATTACCCATTACCAATTATGTACATTCAATTTCGAGAATTTAACCCCTTTGATGTTTGGATCTGGATCAAATTTAGTAACGTTCCTTCCCAACAAGAAAAACAATATGTAGAAGAAGTATTTAACTCCTGGTTTTATTTAGGTAAATTAGGAGGATTTAATTCTGAAAATTTGCAAGTTCAAGAGACAGGTTCAGACCTTAGCTACATGAATTATGATGACAAAGGTTATGATAAAAGTATGTTAGCTTTAATGCACAACATGGGAGAATTTGAATATGAAGGAGAATGGGGAAGATGCTGGTTTGACTTAGGAACAAGTGATGCGATCTCCCTAGATATTCTCCTCAATGCACTCACTCAATTAAGTGAAGAATACGTCACCATTGAAGCTTTATATTTAGGTGGTGAAAATGAAGATTGGCTAATTGAAGATGATGAAACTCGCGCATACTCAATTTACGATAACTAATTAGTCAACTAATCAATTAATAATAAATATGAACAACCCAGGTACAATTCGCGTCATAGTTTTAGCCTTAATTAAGGATGGTGACAGAATATTTGTTTCTGAAGGATATGATCCCACAAAACAATCAACATTTTATCGTGCTTTAGGTGGTGGTGTAGAATTTGGTGAAACCAGTCGCATAGCATTAGCAAGAGAATTTCAAGAAGAAATTCAAGCAGATTTAACCAACATTCGCTATTTAAGTTGTATCGAAAACCTGTTTATTTTCAATGGTAAACAAGGACATGAAATCATCCAACTTTATCAATGCGACTTTGCAGATTCTAAATTTTACCAAATTGAAAGTTTAACCTTTTCCGAAACCCCAGAAAGAAAACATCGCGCTTTATGGGTAGAAATTGCCAAGTTTAAATCAGGAGAACTAAGATTAGTACCAGAAGTATTTTTTGATTATTTGTAAAACCAAATTCCCGATTTATAAAACAAGTCGGGGATATATTTCATTAAATTAGGATAGTTGCTATAATTAGGAAATAGTCTTAAACAAGAGAGTGAATTATGTCTATACAATTAGTAACCAGACGTTTCACCGTTGCACAATATCATCAAATGAATCAAGCAGGTATTTTAACAGAAGATGATAGAGTTGAATTAATCAACGGAGAAATTATTGAAATGTCACCAATTGGTAGAAAACACGCAGCTTGTGTAGATAGACTCAATTATTTACTAGCTATTTTGCTAGGAACAAAAGTAATTATCAGAGTTCAAAATCCCATTCTATTAAATAACCTATCAGAACCCCAACCGGATATAGCATTACTTAAACCCCGTGCAGACTTTTATGAATCTGGACATCCTCAACCACAGGATACATTTTTATTAATAGAAGTTGCAGATAGTAGTCTGGAATATGATCGAGATATCAAAATTCCACTTTATGCAAATAGTGGTATTTTAGAAGTTTGGTTAGTTGATATTTTAGAACAAACAATCACTGTTTATCGTCAACCAACAGCAAATGGATATAGCGAAATCAAGACTTTTCACCGTGGTGAAATTTTAGATATTTTAGCATTTTCAGAAATTAAGACTACCGTTGATAGCATTTTAGGATAGAGATTTTTCAACTCAGATTTTATGATTTCAAATTTCAAATATTCTGAATCCTGACTCCTTTTTTAATCATATCTATCCTTTTTTAACTTAATTACTTGCATCACATTATCATGATGTTGTCCACCAATAATATCTTTGAGATGAATTTTGCCATCAATATATTGTAAATGAATCCGCCACCCTGATATTTTATTAATATCTGCACGATAGATAGCTTGTTTAATACCAGCTACCTTATGTAATCTTGTTTTTGGAAAAGTTCTAGTTCTGTGACATTCATTATCTTCTAACTCAGCTAAAGCTTCCAGAAAATCAATTTTCAAATATTCTGGTAAAATTTTCATCGCTTCATGAATTACACCATATTCATCCAAAAGAGGTTTAATTTGTGCCATTAACAACACTGAATTTTTAAATCTTGGTTTTCTTCTACCGTGAAATCTTGATAAATCATTTCTGCAACCGCATTATAAGCTTGGTGAGCATTTTCTTTATCTACCATTCTAAATAAGGTAATTAAAATACACCCAAAAATTGGATCATCATCAATAGTTAAAATTATTCTTTTGTCATCATTTATTGTCAAACAATATATAGTGGAATCATAATCATGGTTGAGTTTAATATTTCTTAGTTGTTCGCTATGTTCATAAAAAGAATTATTCTCAGAAGAGATTAATTCAAAATTCCGATTCATTTCTTTAATAATTTTAAACTTCTCTGTATCTGTGAATTTTTCTAAATCTTTTTCAAAATCTTTTGTAGATTCAATGAGTATATCCATTTATTTAACTCCTAAGTCAAAATGACAGGGTTACTTTCAATTTATCTTACTTGCAGAAAGTCAGAAATTAACTTTTCATAACTTGTATCTACATCTGCACATTTTCCATACCTTGAATTTGTGGAAATAATTAACTCATGCAGATTGATCAACTCAAAACTAAAATCATCAAACCTATCTTCATCATCATATCAGGACTAGCTATTACGCAAAGGATTGGCTGTACCAGATTAAATTCTAATCATAATCAAGTTAATGCTCAAACTACAAATAAACCTGCATCATGTATCAAAAAGAAAAACAACAAGACAAACGACCAAAAGAGTTTAAACTATCCTTTGGGGGGAAACTGGCAGCAGATAACCGATGGGTAATACTAGCTCAAATAATACCTAATACCTTGGAAAGAATTTGAAGGAGAATATGCAGCAAATCCTATCCTGATTCTGACAAAAAAATAGGGACAGCTTGCACCATCCCCATCAATTTAACATCTAATTATGAGTTTTATAGTTGAGGAACAAACTGTTGCTTTTCAGGAACTTCAGTGTATTCAGCCACAATTTGCCGGAACTCATCACCGTCAATAGTTTCCTTCTCAATCAACAAATCAACCAAGCGATCTGTAACACTGCGGTTTTCACGGATAATTCTCTTCGCATTATCGTAGCATTCCTCGGCGATCGCTCTGACTTGACCATCAATCCGAGCAGCAATAGAATCAGAATACTCAGAACGAGTAGTCCAGTCACGACCCAAGAACACTTCACCTTGTTGACTTTCCAAAGACAAAGGCCCTAAATCAGACATCCCAAACCGTGTTACCATTTGTCGTGCCATACCTGATAACTGTTGTAGATCTCCACCAGCACCAGTTGTCACTTCCGCAGCACCGAAAATTACCTCTTCAGCAGCACGACCACCCAAAGCACCAGTAATTCTAGCTTTGAGTTGAGAACGGGAAATTAAACCCTGTTCTTCGTTAGGCATAAACCAAGTTAAACCCTGTGCTTGTCCTCTAGGAATAAGCGTAACTTTTTGAACAGGATCATGGTCTTTCAATAAAGTACCAACCAAAGCATGGCCAACTTCATGGTAAGCAATTAACCGCTTACTCTTGCTGTCTACCAAAGGAGTACCTTCCATCCCTGCAACTACTCTGTCTACAGCATCATCAATTTCTAACAGGGTAATTGCGTCCTTGCGTCTTCTAGCGGTAAGGATAGCTGCTTCATTCAGGAGGTTAGCTAAATCTGCACCTGTAAAACCAGGAGTACGACGAGCGATCGCTTCTAAAGAGACACCGTCATCTAATTTTTTATTCCGAGCGTGGACTTCGAGAATTTCCAAACGTCCTTTAATATCAGGAGCATCCACAGAAACCTGTCTATCGAAACGACCAGGACGCAACAGCGCCGAGTCAAGCACATCTGGACGGTTAGTAGCAGCAATAATAATGATGCCAGTATTACCTTCAAAACCATCCATTTCTGTTAACAGTTGGTTTAAGGTTTGCTCCCGTTCATCATTACCACCACCGATACCAGCACCCCGTTGACGACCTACCGCATCAATTTCATCAATAAAGATGATACAAGGAGCATTATCCTTAGCTTTTTTGAACAAATCACGGACACGGGAAGCACCCACACCCACAAACATTTCTACAAACTCAGAACCGGAAATACTAAAGAAAGGTACACCAGCTTCACCAGCGATCGCCTTAGCTAATAAGGTCTTACCAGTTCCAGGTGGTCCAATTAATAGTACACCTTTAGGAATTTTTGCACCAACAGCCGTAAATTTCTCAGGCTGTTTTAAGAAAGTCACAACTTCTTCTAATTCTTCCTTAGCTTCTTCAATTCCCGCCACATCATCAAACTTTACTCCAGTTTTCGCTTCCATTTGGAAACGAGCGCGAGACTTACCAAAGTTCATGGCTTGGCCAGGTCCACCAGGCATATTATTAGAGCGCCGGAACAAAAAGAATAAACCAGTAATCAATAAAACTGGGAATAAAAGATTACCCAACAAACCCCAAATCGCGCCATCATTGCGGATGGGGTGAGCGTCAAAACTGACATTATGTGCTTTGAGTTTGTTGATCAACTCAGGAGCATTAATAGGTAAATCTACGCGCCAACGTTGCACCCGATTTTCAATATCTTGGTCGTTAGCTTCGATAATTGCAGTTCTACCACCATCATACAAATCTACGTTGATCACACGATCAGCGTCTAAATATTCTAGAAAGCGCCCATAGGTCATACGGGTATTGGCTGTATTTTGACTCATGTCCCCAGCACCACCCGCAAACGTGCCTTGCCAAAAGAAAAAGCCGATTACCAAGGCCAGCACTGACCAGAGTGCTACAATTCTCCATGAAAATTTCATCTTTTAATTTGCCTCTATATGTTAATAGAACTGCTATGTAACGGATGTTTATAAATCCATTTTGTTTAATTGGACATCTGATAACTGTTCATAGATTGCCGATATGCGAACAAGGCCGTAGGGCAAACTCAGCCAGAATATCAAAAATCTTAACTAAAGTTAACTTAATTCTCATTTTAATACAAATACAGGGTTTTCATCACATGGTCACTACATTTGACCATGCTTTTGGTGCAACTCAAAACCCCGAAACCCTTTTTCTACTTGGATTCTGTAATTTTTAAAGTATAGGGAAGATATTTACCTTTTTCGTAAGAACCTACCCAAATTTTGTAACTACCCTTTAACCATTCCCCCACAATACCGGGATTTTTCCCATGCAAATCATCGTTACACCAAGTCCCACCAGGGCCTTTAATCATGATAGTCGTATCCGCTGGGCTTTCTACTTGTACTTTCAGGTAGTCAAATTTACTCAGAAGTTTTAAAGTATGATCCGCCTCTTTATCTACAAACCCAGAACAAGTCCCAGTTTGGGTTTTATTCCCCCCATTGACTTTACTTGCAGGAACTG from Okeanomitos corallinicola TIOX110 includes the following:
- a CDS encoding energy-coupling factor ABC transporter ATP-binding protein, encoding MLYLRNLTYHPTACPTAILKSINLELPTQQLGLIIGPSGSGKSTLLEILSGLAEPTSGAAFWREQPLISEQLQQLAGIVFQFPERHFCGGTILEELRLGHPELGTERVHKALQEVGLDHLSLSASPHALSGGQQRRLALAVQLIRQPNVLLLDEPTAGLDWSMRRQLVNLLGKLKKDWTLLVVTHDAGDMLPIADSCWTLNHGVLESVDPKSLEKKLSETVVN
- a CDS encoding Sll0314/Alr1548 family TPR repeat-containing protein, which produces MSKQFLMSPFRMFSQFSVVFKVTFVTTIALNLWINPSLAGDPFRRSQPHKIGDRTEAAFNAIFQQGNYPAAAEYLEKSIADEPDEPLAYALKASLAYGKQDINSLDKYSKKTLIAAQKLIARDSLRGNLYTGVGHFLEGAVILLRGGSINSASQAFAKLAKVYEYLDKAEAINANDPEFNLIKGYMNLMLAVNLPVISPEQAIDKLEKNAAPKYLVERGIALAYRDLKKYSQALDYVNRALKTTADNPEIYYLKAQILHEKGKKEKSQNLIKEAIAHFEKALTKKSQLPASLVKQIEYEHNLAKNRLK
- a CDS encoding DUF3531 family protein, translated to MYIQFREFNPFDVWIWIKFSNVPSQQEKQYVEEVFNSWFYLGKLGGFNSENLQVQETGSDLSYMNYDDKGYDKSMLALMHNMGEFEYEGEWGRCWFDLGTSDAISLDILLNALTQLSEEYVTIEALYLGGENEDWLIEDDETRAYSIYDN
- a CDS encoding NUDIX domain-containing protein produces the protein MNNPGTIRVIVLALIKDGDRIFVSEGYDPTKQSTFYRALGGGVEFGETSRIALAREFQEEIQADLTNIRYLSCIENLFIFNGKQGHEIIQLYQCDFADSKFYQIESLTFSETPERKHRALWVEIAKFKSGELRLVPEVFFDYL
- a CDS encoding Uma2 family endonuclease; amino-acid sequence: MSIQLVTRRFTVAQYHQMNQAGILTEDDRVELINGEIIEMSPIGRKHAACVDRLNYLLAILLGTKVIIRVQNPILLNNLSEPQPDIALLKPRADFYESGHPQPQDTFLLIEVADSSLEYDRDIKIPLYANSGILEVWLVDILEQTITVYRQPTANGYSEIKTFHRGEILDILAFSEIKTTVDSILG
- the ftsH2 gene encoding ATP-dependent zinc metalloprotease FtsH2, with the protein product MKFSWRIVALWSVLALVIGFFFWQGTFAGGAGDMSQNTANTRMTYGRFLEYLDADRVINVDLYDGGRTAIIEANDQDIENRVQRWRVDLPINAPELINKLKAHNVSFDAHPIRNDGAIWGLLGNLLFPVLLITGLFFLFRRSNNMPGGPGQAMNFGKSRARFQMEAKTGVKFDDVAGIEEAKEELEEVVTFLKQPEKFTAVGAKIPKGVLLIGPPGTGKTLLAKAIAGEAGVPFFSISGSEFVEMFVGVGASRVRDLFKKAKDNAPCIIFIDEIDAVGRQRGAGIGGGNDEREQTLNQLLTEMDGFEGNTGIIIIAATNRPDVLDSALLRPGRFDRQVSVDAPDIKGRLEILEVHARNKKLDDGVSLEAIARRTPGFTGADLANLLNEAAILTARRRKDAITLLEIDDAVDRVVAGMEGTPLVDSKSKRLIAYHEVGHALVGTLLKDHDPVQKVTLIPRGQAQGLTWFMPNEEQGLISRSQLKARITGALGGRAAEEVIFGAAEVTTGAGGDLQQLSGMARQMVTRFGMSDLGPLSLESQQGEVFLGRDWTTRSEYSDSIAARIDGQVRAIAEECYDNAKRIIRENRSVTDRLVDLLIEKETIDGDEFRQIVAEYTEVPEKQQFVPQL